DNA from Palaemon carinicauda isolate YSFRI2023 chromosome 26, ASM3689809v2, whole genome shotgun sequence:
tatcattggaattattttttttaattgatattaccaaatttattattattattatcattattattattattattattattattattattattatttattattaaaattattatcattattattattattattattattattattattattattattattattggaattgttaaaatcataatttaaaaaatctaataaaattattactaaatttgaaattacgaataatatttttattaaaatcattggaaatatttttattattaaaatgattataaatatCATTACCATAATTGAAATCATAAATATTAAAACTATATCATAACAGAAACTACTTCAAatgtatattattaaaattactagaaTTATCTTGATTattggaatcattattattatagttgttaaaattatctaaattatatcctaatagaaattattattaagattattattgttattgaaagtagtaaaattattactattaatattattaaattaatagCAGAGATTgagcttcttcttgttcttcttcttgttcttgttcttcttcttgttcttcttgttcttcttcttcttcttcttcttcttcttcttcttcttcttcttcttcttcttcttcttcttcttattattattattattattattattgatatgaaaatttatcaaatttggaattttattgaaatcattaaatatattaatattatcaaaatttttagaattattattatcaaggaaATGGTTATAAAATTTCAATTactgaaattattgatattatgataatcataatcattatcatcataaaaattattattgtgatgattattattataattagttttattattattattattattattattattattattattattattattattatcatcatcatatatatatatatatatatatatatatatatatatatatatatatatatatatatatatatatatatatatatatatatatatatatatatatatatatatatatatatatatatatatatatatatacatatatatatatatatatatatatatatatatatatatatatatatatatatatatgtgtgtatgtatatatatatatatgtatatatatatatatatatatatatatatatatatatatatatatatgtatgtatgtatatatatatatatatacatatatatatatatatatatatatatatatatatatatatatatatatatatatatatataaatacatacatatatatatatatatatatatatatatatatatatatatatatatatatatatatatatatatatatatatatatatatacatataaatatatatatgtatatatatatatatatatatatatgtatatatatatatatatatatatatatatatatatatatatatatatatatatatatatatatatatatatatatatgttacagtaagaatacgtacctagggattacgcgtaatccctgaatatttcagtgaatacacgttttccccgtttcactcagggattttacgtaatcactgaaatttccagtgaaatttgacctgtcattttacgtgttcttactattgagcattcagtgaattcgcgtaaccggcatctatgaacatttcaattaaacacagtacaattacacacatacatttacacatagcatagtttaacttaacgacctttcagtttcgttagtgagtgtttgtgtttaaacgactaagacatgagcgaatggttcagttttcaagtgtctgaaccactgcttgttgcttcattctttcctttcttcaagcaactctgacttgttgcttcattcttcctcttcctccagcaaagtcaagatgtctatcgaggaaaggtttacacaaaacctcacggatcattttaaagtaaacaaaaaaggattaattccaaagtgtgactatcagaagaccatcgatgccctgaaagcagcagctgataactcacatgccaaTGGGCGACACGGATATCatctgttggagaagtaagttttcacttcaatctattattttactcagtctctgtctgtctgtctgtctctctctctctctctctctctctctctctctctctctctctctctctctctctctctctctctctctctctctctctctttaattgtgtgtctgtctctctctaatgttgactgtgttttcaggtatgaagtactccagtgcgggcctacagaaaaactgataaagagacgttcgacACGACAGGAGTCACCACTCTTACTATGTCAGCATCAAGGAGAcgtttgacgttgtcaagagcgcccacatttcaacaggccatggcggaagagaccggatgttgaatgaattacaaaagaaatattcaaacattccaactaaggccgttgagctgttcaagtcactctgtcaagaatgccaaaagaaacgaaaacggacgatgacgaagggggttgtcattcgtccaatactcaccaaggaattatcatcaaggggtcaggtggatctaattgacatgcaatGCATGCCtagtggatccaacaagaaatggatcatggtgtaccaggatcacctgacaAAGTTTTGCATCCTTCAAGCCTTGGcgtctaaaagagctgcagaggtcgcttttcatctaTTGGACATTCTTCTTCTATTTGGCgcccccgttattctccaaagcgataacggatctgagttcacttcacaagtcattacagagctgaaggaagtttggccaaaactaacactggtgcatggtaagcatcgccatccccaaagtcaggTGTCGGTTGAGCACGCAAatggtgatattaaagatatgctggtggcatggatggctgacaatgactcacaagactggcctacaggcatcaagtttgttcagttccagaaaaacagtgctctccattccgggataaagtgctctccatattctgcaatgtttggctgtgaaGCTCggtgtaggacttactacttcgtctttgccgatggaagtgattgctcggatggagactgaggaggatcttcttgctgtcacaccaatcaggccagactctgacaatgacaactctctctcccaaactgacggtgttgcaaaccagatccaagctacaagtgatgaaacaccaacacatgatttgacagaggatgttctgctcccagtcgaacatggcaacactacaacacaatacactggtgacaatgtgacaagtcagccaatgacagctcaaatccttgatctacccacaggaccttcctcgcccacagcaacaccatctgcctacaatgttgagagtcctgtttcttctggagaatcagaagagcccgtaacgtctctctcactctctccatcTGACAGTTCTGTTTCCTCTTTTGAAAACCACGGAGTTgcagaacgcatcaaagaaatcaaaaggcgtcaatgtgaagcagccgatgcacaaacttctcaagcagaaaggatggaGAAAAGAAGTCGTGTAGATCTGCGAGCTGgcgaacaaggagacaatgtagctgtgccagttccacttgttgatcgtgggagaggcgatcctagaaatatccttggtgtcataattgacagacgaaaagacacagaccaatacaggatagccATAAAAGTtggtattctcagtggtctgtattcCCGAAATCAACTCGATCTGTGCCCTCAGcgccttctaaacactgacgacatgaacactcaatccgcttcaggtggacaaggcttcacaagatgcaactgtactgatgcccaaaagtgtagtacaaggcgatgtaaatgccttaaagctgggcttctgtgtaactcacgatgtcatagcagcctcaattgttgtaataagtaacatgtcaatggtttctgccattctttagaacttttaaattCTTTGTTTTAGGTGGTGGAACagtttacgttgtgtgtgtgtgtgtttgaccaataaaattctgaATGTTTGcatttttaaatgttaattttattttttatctagttacaTACTAATATGCTCGTCACAACGTTGGCattgatgataaaatgaacatcagggattacgcgtaattactgggaccatttttcagggatttcACTGGAAAATTccgtgattacgtgaaatccctgagtgaaacggggaatacgtgtattcactgaaatattcagggattacgcgtaatccctaggtacgtgttcttactgtaacatatatatatatatatatatatatatatatatatatatatatatatatatatatatatatatatatatatatatatatatatatatatatatatatatatatatatatatatatataacgcattttgagcgaagcgaaaaatctatttttgggtgaggtagccatgtcgtcctgatggacgttcctataaggtagctttctagggtatatttgactacagtgatattcccagagaattttaccgtaaggtatccagaattctaactgctggaacaaatatccctaaataatctcacagggatatcgcataatatcagagaacgtattcttgacacgtcacatagctatctttgccccgaacagtattaacacttcgagggggaatagtgacaagaatctgaaacgagaatgaaaagagagccgctcataaggcatctcttctattccgtttccagtgtgtatctgatgaaggcggtagcgccctctttattccttgtagcgatatacgaggtggtacagatactatattatagggaggggtcaataatcccttttacaataaaaggaagggtgggtccatcaggacgacatggcccagaaattgatttttcgctttgctcaaaatctgttttttgggctcaggcaatgtcgtcctgatggaagtttaccagagcattactgtatttgtggattcccaatcagtgccgtactctcaagaaagaattttcctggtccgtctagacctagagacctatgatgttaccgtcatacatcatttcatctaagcatgaactatgttagtgcttcctgccccctgcagggatgagtcatactaggctctagaaaagtctcgaggagtacataaaaacttatggatgacaaaatgacaagcttgtatagtggtctcgccctatacattataaagcaaagtttgtataagagtcgccaaagtcagaatgaatttgtgacaccttccccaaagtgaccactcttagtaactattggataatggttgtatcagcatagaaacaaattttgccgcTTTGCCACCaaccgttagggtaccacgtcaacccttccaaggaagggttagagtgagtggacttttgcttgaattagggaacagtctcgaaagacataccatgataaaaatatccatattctaatcttaatgctcagatcattttctaataaaataagtgtgggcgaactagtttattaaaatttaataaacgaacatatcagatcacatttatggAATTTATATAaggtggatgatatgcgtaaaagcataaagaaaaacagccaacagaaaatattgtttcatctactaggaaaccggtttgccacttcaatagaattattaataataatgatatagtctgtatactgtttacatacactagtgtaaaaaacgcttggcaaaagtgtccgtattatgctatagattaccgacgtcaatggaacagttcgtaaggacactttcgtggcctatcgctcagcgtgtagtaacatacagtgactacacgggcaccctcttaattaatcgtcacaaattaattacactgttcctcgcagacttaaaacagaaggttaaagaattctacctgctgctaccacagatctcataagttgctccaattacttcgcatagtgcataaagaacgccttgaatgactaccagccggtgtgcaaacaaggatgttcaaagtccatataattaaagaaattttatggaggaggcaactttcctcggatcatgactaactggtgtactgtctggatccgttctgcgaataacacgggtgaattttgcccttagttatagataactttgaaccgagggtttctcttttgaacagctgtcctcccataaagtctaaaGTTatatgaagataaacctttaggcactccactggacatagagatgcatcttcctccagagggcagattctctagggaccccacctgttggtgggtagcttgttcctggtaagaaacgctgggtctggaaatagaatcagttctccctccaagaactggacgtgtccttcctctgtagagagagccactattcactaactctggcccccaaggcgagtacaaacagaaatatgacttaaattcaaaaccttctaagcccattcctcgttgttcattatttatacacaatgaggaatcatatctaatgaccaagcaaatggtcttttgaagcgctgaagggctagttcattaagaacgtcgttagaaaggtcgacctgtaaggtatatggtatctgatttgtcaaggcaggcttgaacaatagaattgtgtaggctgctaaaccttgctcatgaaggagaatgaaggatgataaataggaatctgtcgggatttctttcagtttcttcaccttgacaaaggatagctatttcttccctgaagcctcataatgtcttttggtttcctccaaaagtctaaaccgacttttaaacaccgaatctttttctcatcgttagggagagaaaatcatgagatgtaggttccgtgttttctctgatggagcaaagacagtcgacttctgtactcgctgagacagggatggatccggtagcggaacaaattttaatcgtagttccaatgccagagggaaccacatgctatttggccacttgtgggccactattgtagCTTTCCCTTTgcaggatctcagcatatcgaggacttTCGAAAGGaggtgtgtggagggaacagatagatacaggaccatctgatccagcccagggacatagcatccactgcctccgctaacggatcttCGGAAGGGGACACGTaaagaactattttcttgttgtcttttgtcgcaaagaggcctatctgcagctctgggtcttgactcgagatgaaggagaacgatcctgcgtcaagggaccattctgactctataggtgtaaacctagattgagcgtccgctgtcacattgcggaactcttgaatgtgaactgctgacaggtgccatttcttcgcgtttgatgcatattttctctagcctcctgttgcatccttaagctgtgctcttagcactggatctgttatcgaagcaaactgtagagagcccagcactctctcctgttcgcgtcttgatatccgtttggatttcaatagtctcttgacagatcctgctatttctttcctcttcttactaggaatgaaaAGCCAATGTGACTCCAATTTCCAGTGGATTCACAACCACCAAAATTTTTGAGCtcgagaaagacgagactttttgatgttgatcttgaatcctagatgttccagcaactggatcactatcttagaagcctgcatgcatactgtcctggatgctgcccaccccagccagtcgtccgagtaggctactacttggaccccttttaggcgtaactgatggacggctgcgttcgcaagcttcgtgaaaatccttggggctatattttagcccgaaaggcatggttctgaaggcgtaaagttatcaaagtaatttGAAGCCTAgttagggggagaggtgacgaataattggaacgtgccaataagcgtcaaacaagactgtagacacagcatatgcccagaatgagtactcctttggaacacaaaacagccttccttggaatttgatggacttaaacttccggattactcttttgactaagagctctcagacatattcttccagagcgggggttgagtgttggaaaaattgaggaaattaaggtggacgactgctccagctccagcctagtccattcttatttaggctgtgggcccagggatcgaaggtccatcgatccctgAAAAGCTGTAATCTCTCTcatactggaagtatctacttctgctgttgtggacctgaggccttgtctccttgaccgcatcctcccctggatccccttcctcttgaagggcgtctagaagaacctctggctgttcctctggctctcgaacgaaaggaagaagtctgcctttcggaggctgggttaagaactggcgacagtgtcgccgtttgttgaggtaccatctggtacgtggttggaggttgtgcccccgtctgaggcactgcggtcacaggaagttgttgttgatgttgctgtcggtagggtttagccggccgagaggatggcctaggccttttgtctactacctccttaaccacttcattgggaaagaggtctttaccccaaatacgagaggagatcagtttcctcggtttgtaCCTCACTGCAACccaggcgaacacaaactctctacaggctctcttagctttaataaagctatagaaatccttcgtaactgtggccagatgggttttggccacaaccatgaacatgtcctggttcttggggtcacttgccatcgtttctagtgttgtttgcaacgacatcgatgccgcaagtctttcttttgtctcttgctctctacgcaagagagcctccgacagttttggaagtgcctcaccgacctggcgttcagcaatatcagcttctagtttcccgactgagaaggtaaggtgtacgtccttccagtcttcttggtccaagggcaaggtcagagataacggcttgcactcctccaaggaggggcatggtttccctgcctccaccgcatttaaggccgccttatatcccttttccaagaagggaaaggctctggtaggagaggccacaaaggagggaagcttctactcaaggcgggcacctttgagttagtgaagcccctctctttcatcgagctcgatagtaacctctgagctttactatggtaaaaaaactatgacctccggctccgtctcctcctttaaggctggctctatcctaagacaggcatagcagtccggataaaaatctttgttgggccaaaattccacttcttccaggggaattgctcccgacttttctgagatcacgatctccccggttgtcattggcatgtgttcggcatacctccaaggattggtactcgagcacaagggaagatccttcacggcgagccgcttctggggcccacgtgatgctgcaagtctacgtaactccagtttcattgccgcttccttctcatcattcttcctttgaatttgttggatcaactcaacaatggaagaaagagtccttcccagttcatctgggatagcagacgatgtagaaggaaccggttctgggtccagaaccgacgtaaccgacacttcgtcgatttcttactcttctacttgaggagtctgaaacagctcctcctcctgaccttctcctagaaggtccttctcagtagaattcgacacctccgacatcctatcgtctacttggatgtcttgaagggcgactgagacttcagaatctaccagattctgggcaattggtatctccacctgaggctgggggatgattgcatcagccgatgctttagggaaaaggtaggccctcatcttctcatttggaaggtagggacctgaggtgtctttctgaaaacccctcacccaggatcgtaacgtttccctgccagcatccctcgactccgttgacttagggtcatcaaaagcctcggtaatcaggttagaacaaactgtacaaacctgagcgtcacaatagcggagaacacctctggaggctgtgcatgctgtgtACCTCCTGcagtaatgatgtccacagaagttcttactgcggacattacagaacacactcccgcactttggatggtcctcctgtaaagaaaagaaaaatccatgagtatcaagtgaaggcttttcacttatattaaaacatttagcttatatagaaaagctataaaaagaaagaaggaaagacacatacttgtatttcctgttcagtcaattgctgtaacctcccaaaatattaaaactaaggttaattctatactagaataccttatgtaatttcctaaacggaaatttaatatgtagttttaatatacgagattgaaagaatatagaaagaactcactttctatataaagtacagtctcaacaaaaggctgtactagataacattaagtatgaagaagaacattagtgttatcacaaactctgtacagcagtttatactaatgcagtgtgtactacactacgaatatagcaactactgtacatcgcatgttattgtgtcGGCCAGCACGAGCCGGTACGTGTGCCGGcaggcaactacccctttataggtcaaagatatactatctttaactaataggcggcagcccactgattcgcaactgtgtgccggccggcaatcattgccagctgacggctgaaaacactaaaacccggctgccggcc
Protein-coding regions in this window:
- the LOC137619866 gene encoding uncharacterized protein produces the protein MQCMPSGSNKKWIMVYQDHLTKFCILQALASKRAAEVAFHLLDILLLFGAPVILQSDNGSEFTSQVITELKEVWPKLTLVHGKHRHPQSQVSVEHANGDIKDMLVAWMADNDSQDWPTGINSVSSFENHGVAERIKEIKRRQCEAADAQTSQAERMEKRSRVDLRAGEQGDNVAVPVPLVDRGRGDPRNILGVIIDRRKDTDQYRIAIKVGILSGLYSRNQLDLCPQRLLNTDDMNTQSASGGQGFTRCNYDMVLYAETKVELEQKLEAWKKALEDRGMRISRRN